The Belonocnema kinseyi isolate 2016_QV_RU_SX_M_011 chromosome 1, B_treatae_v1, whole genome shotgun sequence genomic interval tattaatacttgtcccaaaattaaaaataaatcattttttcaaacattttaaaaatcgataaattattggaaaaagaAAGTCTGTAGtggttaattttctaaatttttctttaaaaaatatatgtctgCCCCCAAAAATAATATAGGCCTCAGGCTTCCtagaattaaagtttaaaaacccATGTAGGAATCGAaacagggatccggccgggtcccagccgggatagccccgctttaagccgggcgctggtcggggaatccggccgggatccgactaaaaacgtcacggtaaactggtcggatccccgcttcaataccggccgggtaatcctgccaaaaagcggttaagaaatgttacTTTAGGCGACAAGCTTTAAGTCTCATCGTAACGATTACGGTGAACTTTTAAagttcaaatcaagtgaaccaattctagcaagaaaattggagtagaattgtattccctgatgatagagtCCCATAGGAATTtgaaagccacgtggtgatttaaggtttgGAAGGATGAAAGTAAAATCTGTAtatacaagactatattttaatttgagataATAATTATTTGCGCACTAATTGGGGTTTTAAACTAATCACTGacataaggttgattttaaccatgagtctcgattttatttgcgaacttcgaagagacgacgcgacgtgagtgcaaggagcatccccGTACCAAGTATGAAGCTGAAatttactgagtgtctatgcagtcGACAGACAcagcacagtgatcccagatctgaaacgagatgcggtccaatactatgacagggctatgttcgtgtgaatatagtaggagacgctgtaaatgactgagttgcgcgNNNNNNNNNNNNNNNNNNNNNNNNNNNNNNNNNNNNNNNNNNNNNNNNNNNNNNNNNNNNNNNNNNNNNNNNNNNNNNNNNNNNNNNNNNNNNNNNNNNNttttcaaattcagaagaggagaaatgggttgcgcgcgcaactcagtcatttacagcgtctcctactatattcacacgaacatagccctgtcatagtattggatcgcatctcgtttcagatctgggatcactaacacagcaggcgctatatatggcggtaaatttgaaattgtactgaCTAAACATTGTCTAAATAtaaagaagtttataaaaattgtatcatttctgttgttgcacatagcagaatcgataacagtttaatttaaaatgttaaattattcgaaaaaattttatgtttcatctttttaagtatttaaaaaagctcatttttatttcactgatctaataaatctttaaattataatttttaaatattaattcatctagcatccacaACCACGTATTTGATAATAtgacggctcttaaaaaatgatataaccagggttggcccggccagtaaccggccggccccggacctcgtgattcgagaaaaatgtagcccgaccggctcccgcccggttcctgtccatgaaacccagccaggggtagccgaGCCGgtatccgaccagaaaccttgttctattagggccaaccgggggaatttctacacgggaatggAGATTAATTTGAAGAAACACAGTGTTTCGTGATTATAATATGATCTCACATGATAGTATTAGTTCTCgtgcttattattttttaagtaaagctTAAGAAATAAACCACTGCAGACTTtcattttacaacaatttatcgatttttcaaatgtttaaataaataaatttttaattctagtgtaaatgattataaaaaattccaacacTAGGAATTATTGTCAGAAAGGTAAGTTATATTTCCTGacagttttataatttaaaaaaaatttatggatgAATTTGAccctttaatttcaattttcacataaaatagcAACTTTAAGTGCTTTAATAGCCAtcttataatttttggttttcaacGAAACGAATTTTAGGGGCACGTGGCATCCCAATACATTATTCTCTGCATTGCACAAGATGGACAAAGGATTTCGTGAGTCATACTACTATACACATAtgtaaatcaattatattttatttacagattttttttactttttctaaatgATGCATTCTTAATCGAATATTTTATAGAAGTGGTTTCGACATTCCGCTCGCGAAAGAAAAATCTGCCCTGAACTCGAACCTAAAGTATTGAATAACTTTCGTATGAAGTGCgacaaaagaaaagtttaaattgaCCTTGTCATAGTGATCTGCAAGTTTCACGTATTAAGAACATTCAAGAGCGAAATAACAAGCGAAAACTGGAGATATCAGGATCTGAAAGAAAGCTCGCCTTACAGTACCTGCAACAAATGGTCTATGCAAAAACGGATGAAAAGCTTTTGAAACTTGAAGAGGAATTCAGAGAAGCAGTGGCAATCGTAGTTGTGGAGTATTACGACAAAAATGGGAAAGGTTGTCGAGACGAATGGAGCAATAACGataatttcgttaaatttaattACAACAACGACACGAACAATAGATTAGAAAGAGCCAATGGCATACTACAATGAGCAGGTGATAAAGACAGTGATTAAGAAACTTGCATTGACAATATTTTCGAAACAGTCAACGTTTTAGCTAATGAACGCGAACACTCCGCTAAGATCTACATCAAATTTGCTGAAGAAAGCGTCGAATATAAGTACCATGATATTCTGACAACGGAAACAAGCTAGCTCGTTCTGAAAGAAATCAAACTTTCAGAAAAGCAGTCAATCATCCAAAGTACAGACTGTGCCTACGTATCAATAGAATTATATGGAACAGTCCAGgttaaaactaaagtaaatcagttctttagtttgcaaattaagacttttcaattttaactgaATTATCAGCAACTTTCAGTTTAAATTGCTCCCTTTGttaaaatggatccattattttctgaattctcaGCGATGTCTCAAGCTattctacgcactgaaaccaattttaagaaaattggataaGCCAATCTAATAGTGGTTACTGTCAAATCAAGGATAGAACTTCTTGGCGAATGCTGGAAGAGTTGTGAAACCCTGCATCTGGAAATTAAAACTGGAACTACATCGGCTGAgcgtgaaaaattgaaatatttcacaaagtctaagtatctcgctattgaaaatgcttatctcaatgcgcgaggttttttatataatcaattggtTTTGGTTACTCCTGAGAATAAGGCTAATAAAAGTTTAgatcagtctcaaattattcttcatgattccttgcctgttaaacttcctcaCATCACTTTACCGGAGTAttcaggagactacaaggattgTGAGAATTTTCGCAATTTACTTaatgctttaataattcaaaacgattccttgtcaaatgtaacaagataacgctatttgaaattgtctttgaagggcgaagctgaaggtttttaaagacatgtttcgataactgatgctaactttatctccacttgggagtcgctaaagaccagatttgacaacaagagagctttaatctcaactcatttatAAGCCGTTATCAATGTTCCTAAagtgtcgaataatattctggaagacttaaaaaacttacgcgataaaaTAAATGAGTCGTTGGCggctcttaaaaatcttaaacgcttaacagaacattggagtgatttacttgtttttatactggttaaaaagtttaatattagtactctcaaggaatgggagatgcatattcgttctagcactgattatcccacttatcagcaacttgactcatttttggagactcgcatacgtattttggaggctattaaaCCTTCAAAACCTGGTGCGAGCTTTAAAGAAAAGAGTAAGGCTTCAAAACAATCGGGagttaggagccacaatgcaacttctagctcGAAGTGTCTTctttgtaaggataatcactgtttatttaaatgcaaccaattcaaagctctatctgtggacaggcgtagggaagttgctacaaatcagcattgttgttataattgtctcacgcccggacatcgacctcataattgggttagtaaattcaaatgttacaagtgTGGTACGAGACATAATTCCCGGTTGCATTccgatgattataattcaaatcccacctcacaaccaactaactctgcatcggttaattctgaattggcagtttcaggttctctcgcgtcaCAATAAAATGATCCCGGCAATTCCACCGTGAAGGTGGGGGTGAATCATGTAGcgcttaaagaagcagacgataaagtttcgtttcattttctgaataattatcCAAATTTGTCGCGCTCAACCTTAGTCGCTATGGCTGTTATTTCCCACCAAGCcgaaaatggaagaagtcacagatttagagttttgctggaccaaggatctgaatgttgttttattaccgagagagcaatgaaaatattaagtccacgctacaaaaaggttaaagcagttgtatatggggttggaggagttaatattggttcttcaagaaagtAAGCAGAATTTCATTTAATTCCTACAGAAAAGAACTGTCCTAAGGTCCACATCCAACTTTAGTATTATTACATCTTACATCATATGCTCCTTCTGTAAGAACTAACGGGgggaatgaagatcaattaaaagagcCAGGGTTAGCAGATCCAAATCTCTTTAACtcccatcaagttgatttgattttagaagccgataaatatggcttaagtttacttcctggtctccaacagggtatatagggttctcttactgcgcaaagtacgagtttttggttggatattatctgggccggtttcagtcacaaataaaatcgaaattaacattccagttacagcacatcaggctaTTCTAGCAGAAGTCTTGCATGGAGACTTAACGaggttctgggagttggaggaagttccctttaaaaataattacgcttacctttcaaaatCAGAATATAAAAGCCTTGGACACAATGAgcttcttcaagaaaaggaattggatagttttccagaaactgtgtatttgcctcatcaccctatcttaagagaaagtagttccactactaagctgagggttgttttcaacgcttccagtttCATTTCcgataattcttccttgaattcttaTCTTCACATCGGTCCCAAGATTCTCAATGACTTGGTTTCaatcattacacagccacacaaaaaagtgtgcggatctggtaacaagacacacgtattcctaggGATTTTGGGAGGCTAAATTTAAATTcgttatcaaaaatcacccatcacgtcatagttgggccaactatgacgatcaacctttgcctgatatcaacttatttaaaataactttacccaacagaacctgacctcacctaacctgaatgaacagaaatttattgaaccacacgtaaagctctggaagcatattttcccagtagcaaatgtgtgctacatcgaatgggtcaactcgagccttacctagaaataaatctaacctggcctaacctaacctcacgaaacacaattaaactgattctgttgtcccgttgtgtttgcggtactgtttcattcagcttgggcttaacctacatagaggtttaacctatcctaacctaacaaaacctgacctcacataaccgattacgctggcaaccctgttcttgcgtactttcatattttgacattaatagcagtaaatgtctggagttttgttaccgcttgttgctagcattattcgcctgtgtctgtaaccagggcacctccacgtggtgacggtgggccacggatccacattggctgagtccctgggtaaacagcgttcatgccgtcatggcagacacaggtaaaaagtgtattacgatgcagcgaaaaaccccagtatcggcgtctggtcagggtgggaaagcgggctctccgacgtcgtcatcatgcaaccgtagcccTTCATCAAttgatcacttggttggtgtagagtctcatgctacaaggaaaaaaccgcgagcatttctcaatcgcatgcctgcaagaatagctcagattcattctgttatatttgcagtaaatatgaagtaagcagtttgcgaaaatcaatcgacgaggaagcgaaaagtctttacgaaaagtattttgaccgtaaatttctgcaccaagaaacaaaatgggttcctccgtcatttgcaattcctgcagacttatattgtatcgtctaaaaaattcagacaacgaaaagtaccgccaGTATTCTACACCagccacatggaaaaaacccgttattgcgaagactgctacttttgcatgaattccgtcaaagggttcaacgccaaaaataaaaataacatttcgtacattaatatgTACACAGTCAccagagcaattgaaatcaataaaaatgcaagccagactgatttaagcgctttagaagatgatagaatggaagttgaaagtcaacgtcatggagacggtagtgaaaccagtgatcgaacagaaaatagttctgatgattccgatgaaaatgacgaaagaGATGACGAATATGgtgtgcataaaatgaaattgaaggttccaatattattgtcgcaactagaactgaataattttattaaagatcttggattaccgaaagacggcgctgaatttgccgcttcatttttaaaaagaagaaatcttctagaaccaaagacaaaagtttcattttatcgcgacagggacaaagaattcagaaagtttttcgttaaagacgaagagacgtctttaagagattcattcaaacctggttctcataatatcatcgaCCAAAgactcgttgatccagaaaaaattttactaccacccctccacataaagcttgggctcatgaagcaatttgtcaaggcgttagacaaagatggacaatgctataagtatatatcccttaaattccctaatgtttcagacgctaaattgaaagaaggagtctttgatggaccacagattcgaatattaataagagatactaatttcgtgagccacatgacgaaaattgaatctggtaagtttccagaaaatgttgatgatttcagcgaagaacaaggggaacctttttcatcaagacataaaagtgatggaacagcgatatcagggtagatgggacgaggtcatgatggctgaattttgctggatgttgaaaagggaaacgaatgtaggtcttaaacgtaagcgtaaccctttgcatcgttccttcgaagaaaaaaggacacgttatagcaggcagaaaatggactgaagtaggtctataaatccaCTTAAtcacgataaaaagcaagataaaatgtaaacacgaaagatagtataaatatatcccttaagtttaagaaaagcagagagaaaaattttttgaataaaactcttattcatttacatgtttaagttacagttctacattttaattgtcaGGATTGTCAGGTTATTTGCCTAATTGGTGCAAGTATCCCAAGGCTCAGGCTGCTAGGAAAGCGTATAAACATTAACCTACTTTTTCTGCTGATGTTCAAGAGGCACTAAAATCGACTTAGAAAGACTTAACGAAAACGGAGCTGCTCTAACGGTGCTTGCGTGTGCATacaaaaaataacaacgaaaGTTTTAACAAGTGTGTATGGGATATGGCGCCCAAGCACATGTTTAATGACAAACAAATTGTCGAGTTCGCATGTAAAAACTTCGGCTTGCATCTACAATGAAGGCTATAAGCCAGTTTTAAAGACAATGGAGGTATTAGGCACCAAACTCAGAGCAATTGCCATCGAATTCgcagttcgcgggaaacagtgcgataagcatgtcgtttagtttaattaaaattcatgttttgataacaatgattcattataattttaaaataaataatctatatcatgtaaatttatttatatatttcgatATCATGtgagcgattttgaatttggcacgATCAACTATCAACTTTTACACCAATTTACACTATAACTTTTACaccaatatattttatattattctttgaaCAAATTCGCAAAGATTCTTTTTAGCGTTCAAAGTGGGTTGTACCCTTAAGTCCGCAGTTCCTGGAATTTCCCGCCCCTACATCtccaaagttgaaaatttatcgaacTTGTACTGTATAAAAAATAAGTACCAACATACAACTTACAGTAAcggtaaaaataaatgattataaaatgcatAATTCTTAAAGCCGAGAGTCTAGGTAAAGAACCCATTATTCgatttaattacaataattatgtacaataaaatatataagacaTTTTTTGTGACTAATCACAGGAATGAAATTTAGCCTCGCCAAAAGACGTTGGCAAGAGTTAGGGGccaacattatttatgtgaccaatcacaggggtgtCCTCTATCCCACACGAGGCGTTAAAAAAGGGTTAGAGGTGCGACCttgcattatttctgtgaccagtgacaggggtgccttcccggcGCCACGTGACGTTAGAAAAGAAGCAGGGATGCGACATTAAATTACTTCTCTGACCAGTCAGAGCGGCGGTGCACTTCAGTTGCGGTCTATCGTCAAAATCTCCTTTTTCCCTGCAATTTCCCTTTACACTTTTTTCAGACTTAAGGCCAATCCAGAGtagccgttctcggttgcggttcgccggtTCTCGGTTGACCGGTGTAGCTCACACTGCCCCGATTCAGCTTACACGATTTTCATTCTCACGTATGCGCGATTCGTAGGTTAAAGTGACGTGAGTGGCGTCCAGTAAGCTCGAGAAACAGCTGGCAGGCCTCGTGGCTTTAGTGAGAGCTTTGATTGGCTACGGTTGCGAATGGCACGGTTGAAATTAGAATCGAACCTAAATGCTCGAACCGAACGGGAACCGGGATCCAGTATGCGCTGATTGGCCGAGAGTCCAACCGGACCGGCTAACCGTAACCGAGAACGGTTAGTCTGAATTGGACTTTAGGACTATCAGCATTTTTTACGTATATACTTATACTTCATACTAgcgtgttaaatttttttttagaaaatatgtattGTCAATAACTCCCATTCCTAAAACATCCCCTACGCTTCTCCAAttgagtatgtgatagctgggtcccTTACAGTGTGACATAGTTTTCGTCGGGAGTGCATGTTTCACGCGCGTGCTACGACCATGAGTGAACGTCAAGTGCCAACCGCCGTTGCGCAACGTattttcattcgttttttagtgcgggaaggcgttaaaaacacggaaatttttctACGTTTGCGAAAGAAGCTCGATAGTGAGTGTCTGAGTAGGGCTGCCGTGTTTAAATTGGCCAAAGCATTCAAGGATGGCCGGGAAACCGTCGATAATGAGCTGCATGATCGTGGACCGTGAACCAGCATGACACCAGACAACATGCGCCgcgtagaacaaatgattttggaggaccgtTGGATGAATGTTCGAGACATTTTGGCTGAACTTGGCATCAGTATTGGTAGTGTAGAGTCTATCATTCACGAACACCTTCAATATCGGAAAGTAACGGTGCGATGGGTACCTAAACTGTTGAACTTCGAGCAAAAATTCACGCGATTGGAAGTTTGTCGCCGCTTGCTGATGCGATACGAGGCGGAGGGAGACGGTTTTTTAACGCGAATCTTCACTATAGACGAGACATGGGTATGCTATTACACTTCCGAAAGCAAGGTGTCGTCTAAAGAGAAGAGAAAGAAGGAGGAAGGGGCGCCAGTCAAAGCGAAGACAACCAGTTCCGCGGGTAAGGTTATGTGTACTGTGTTCTGGGACCGGCGGGGCGTGCTGTACGTCGATTTACTGCGCACATAACGTACTATTAATGCTGCATACTACTCTAACCTTCTGAAAACACACGTGAAACCCGCTTATCGCTCGAAACGGAGgagtctcgatcatatttgaaccaccctcgtagtTATGAAACCTACTCCTAACATGAACATTTCATCAATAAGAGATTTCTCTTTTTCTGTATTTACTTTCCTCTTTTTTCCCTTGCTCTCAATTTTTTGCAGCCACTCGTTTAGACTTCTAACATATCTTCGACTAAACTATAAATGTTTGGGTTATCACTTCTAAATATAGCATTTAGTTTCGAATGGTAAGCCTCACAACCATTTTTATTCGCGTTATTGTTGGAGAAAATTGAGCTCAGATTTTAggtggaaaaattgcaaaagtctttGAAATGTAATCACAAAACGTTTGAACGCTACTGTCTAATGCTTGGATAGCTTCAAGGTATTCATTGAAACATTTAACTACATCGGACAGGTTTAAAACTGCAAGACCGaacaaatttcttaaagaaaaaccTATTTCTGATTTTTCGTCTTTACATTTGTCATTTAATCTGAGCAAGACATAATAAGACACCGCCAATTATAGTGGGGTTTTATACGTACATATCCATTTCTTACCTATTGAGAGAATCCCCCACACTTTGCTCGTCTCTACTGCCCTGAGTTCGTCGTACGGGTGGGAGAAGAGAGATCGGAATGCAACTTCTCCGATCTAAAGTGACCGCGGTTTCCAAATACATTATGTCTGTGGCCAGTTGGGAGGCCAGCCACTACGTAAAGGGCTTCAAAACTTTACGTCGAACCTTGTGATTGGTGCTAGTTTAGTGATaatgatattaccgaattttaaccACGTTTCAAGTGTCTTCTCGTAAGTTTATCGGTAATCCACGAACGAATCAACGAACTAGTTGTTGTTTGTCAAAGATGGCTCTGATAATAGTCGGTCTGACGtggaaattttacacttttttctaaGCAAGGAGATTACCGCTGGGCAGAAAATCTTATTACAGAATGTTTTCCCGCCCCCACAAGACCTCGAAAAAATAAATGGGTTCAACCAACATTATTTGTCTGACCGGTCAAAgcgatgccttcccgcccccaggaTCACTTGAAAAAGGGAAAGCgcttgaccaacattatttctgtgaccggtaaaaggggtgccttcctgcccccaCGAAACTTTGGAAAGGGGAATGGGTTgatccaaaattatttctgtgaccgttCAAAGAGATGCCTTCCTGCCCCACAGATGTTGGAAAGGCAAAGGgtttgatcaatattatttccGTGACCGATAAAAGAGGTGACTTTCCGccccaatttgaaatattttaattaaaaaacgaacgTTAATTGAATATTTAGTAACATTTGACTGTTCAATTAGGACGAGTAAATTAAatgtgttttaaaacaaaaagttaaatagttaagaAAGTTAAACCAAAATCTAgatattttcagatttgaaataaaaaatttagaagctttttaagaatttcgaaaggtttgaacagaataaagaaatattcacttaagattcttgggaaattgatttttcattttgaataattattttaagataatatttaaaaagattttaaaagactttcaaaattctcaaaagagtatttcgaatattttaaagaaatttttctaaatttctagaattttctaaaaattgtgagataaatttgacaaatatcttttaaaatgaatcgaacTTTTcctactatattttttaaaatcctgcaaatttcaaaacatttctttcaaatattgcagattctatgttaaaaactttggtaatcttttaaaatattcacttaatataattatttggaatgaaaaatcattttcaatttccctaaGTTTAAATCGAGGTTCAAATGATTTGATAttcagatttttattaattttgaatctatgctttacattttttccacatataataaaaaggattttctaaaaattgtagaaatatttgatttgtttaaacaaatttttagcatttctaagaaaaaattaaaaactaaattaaatttgagcaaattttaaataacttctagatttctcaaaacTTTGAAGTTTCTCAAGGATGTTTgaactatttcaaatgaaaataattgaactttcaattcaagaagtattccgttaaaaaaataattccttaattttcaaGGTTTGTAACTTAAAGTTGTTTAAAGCATTATAATTtgtaaaagttacaaatttttctgtttgtctgcatttcatcaaaaattattcagttgagaagtgttagtacctaacttttattttatacgtgtaaattattgagcatttaaacataaatatttataatttaaaaactttgaaacttcaatttcaaataattaaacattcaagagttctacttgtagtactttaatttgtggttttttttattatcttaaatcccgttcattgaatttttttaaattttttctaacgaTAGTaccagaaaaaatcgaaaatggatattaccccccccccccctctaactCATCTAATATGGCTGCTAGCTGTGTTAATTTtagggaaactttttttttgataaaaaatgtaactctccaaataaaaaaaaatctcatataATAGAATTCAAGCGGCATTGTatggaaaattttcattgttgtcaactaaaaattgacATAGTGAgtgaaaaaatcgaattgtttgtaTTCTGTGACAGTCCAGACGCTTGAaggtgaacaaatattagagatTTGATTTGAAACGAGTCGTATTTGAGGAGTAAGCAAAAAAAGTGTTAAGACCACCTAATTTAATTTCGCAATATGTAAGTATATATTGTCTCTTGAAAacgagtgaaaaaaattaaattttaaatgggcCATTATAATACTTTagattgttgaataaattgaaggcagaaaaaataatatttattaacagttctaaatgtctttttaaataactcagtttccaaaaaaaatttaacctcacaaagtttagaaataaattttatcatgaaatagaattttaatttatacatttttattaaaaaaattgatagccCTGAAATTACTAACCTTGTCACTAGATAAATGAACTGAAAATAGCTATTATTTCAATGAAGGTGATGATGTTACACTACAGTTGTGTTTTATATTAATTGGTTTTCTTGTAATCAAAGTTTTATTACAAATGTACTTGAAATTTTCGAcatgatattatattattatcaa includes:
- the LOC117177919 gene encoding uncharacterized protein LOC117177919, whose protein sequence is MTPDNMRRVEQMILEDRWMNVRDILAELGISIGSVESIIHEHLQYRKVTVRWVPKLLNFEQKFTRLEVCRRLLMRYEAEGDGFLTRIFTIDETWVCYYTSESKVSSKEKRKKEEGAPVKAKTTSSAGKVMCTVFWDRRGVLYVDLLRT